In a single window of the Papaver somniferum cultivar HN1 chromosome 8, ASM357369v1, whole genome shotgun sequence genome:
- the LOC113302790 gene encoding ribosomal lysine N-methyltransferase 3-like, protein MSRRIRAFKRWMQSQGIEWSNGLEFIDDDEGGGISVKAIFDLNEGDLVATIPKNACLTIKTSLAKDIIEESGLAESLGLSVALMYEKSIGEASNWAGYLQLLPDSECLPLVWTLDEVDQFLTGTELHKTMKEDKTLIYEDWKENIMPIISSGQLDNVDLKCFGVEQYFAAKSLVSSRSFEIDDYHGYGMVPLADLFNHKTGAENIHFTNVSPHSDSETDNESDGEEVENGFHDNSNDKPPSVEKGHSSSNGSPTAVDNKSYMNGHAEDQTTSEDDPALKDDPTALEIIVVRVVKSGNEVFNTYGTMGNAALLHRYGFTEPDNSYDIVNVDLKEVIEWSSSIFSSRYSRARVSLWRKLGCSGCVSENSEYFEISSDGEPQIELLILLYIIFLPKKTYDKLNQSVPIVEDIKKTVNILLSEDYSNKQVSLETPENVNSLLLTKKVRDALLSLADIRESFYGINSISDDIEALKRCSCIRERKLYHSLVLRVSERKIIKKLRTYASKRSSKPKKR, encoded by the exons ATGAGTAG GAGAATAAGAGCTTTCAAAAGATGGATGCAATCACAAGGAATAGAATGGAGTAATGGATTAGAATTCATAGATGATGATGAAGGAGGAGGGATTTCAGTAAAGGCCATATTTGATTTgaatgaaggagatttagttgcCACTATACCTAAAAATGCTTGTTTAACTATTAAAACATCATTAGCTAAAGATATCATTGAAGAATCTGGTTTAGCTGAATCATTAGGACTTTCAGTTGCCTTAATGTATGAAAAAAGTATAGGTGAAGCTTCTAATTGGGCTGGTTATCTTCAGCTATTACCAGATAGTGAGTGTTTGCCTTTGGTTTGGACTTTAGATGAAGTTGATCAGTTTTTAACTGGTACTGAACTTCACAAG ACAATGAAAGAGGACAAGACTCTAATTTATGAGGATTGGAAGGAGAATATAATGCCGATTATTAGTTCTGGACAATTGGATAATGTTGATTTGAAGTGTTTTGGTGTTGAGCAATATTTTGCTGCGAAAAGTCTTGTTTCTTCGAGGTCATTTGAGATAGATGATTATCATGGATATGGGATGGTGCCATTGGCAGACTT ATTCAATCACAAAACTGGGGCTGAGAACATACACTTCACTAATGTATCTCCCCACTCTGACTCTGAAACTGACAATGAAAGTGATGGGGAGGAAGTCGAGAATGGGTTTCATGATAACTCTAATGATAAACCGCCATCAGTTGAAAAAGGTCACTCCAGCAGCAATGGTTCTCCAACAGCTGTAGACAACAAAAGTTACATGAATGGACATGCAGAAGATCAAACTACATCTGAGGATGATCCTGCTCTAAAAGATGATCCGACAGCATTGGAAATTATAGTTGTTAGAGTTGTTAAATCTGGGAATGAG GTTTTTAATACTTATGGGACCATGGGGAATGCTGCATTACTTCACAGATATGGATTTACAGAGCCTGATAACTCTTATGACATTGTAAATGTGGATCTAAAAGAGGTAATTGAGTGGAGCTCATCAATATTTTCCAGCCGTTACAGTAGAGCAAGGGTTTCACTATGGAGAAAATTAGGTTGCTCGGGATGTGTCAGTGAAAACTCTGAGTACTTTGAGATCTCTTCAGATGGAGAACCTCAAATTGAGCTTCTAATTTTACTCTACATCATCTTCTTACCCAAAAAAACATATGATAAGCTGAACCAGTCAGTACCTATTGTTGAAGACATAAAAAAAACAGTAAACATTCTTCTGTCGGAAGATTATAGTAATAAACAAGTTTCACTGGAAACTCCAGAAAACGTGAACAGTTTGTTGCTCACAAAAAAGGTTCGTGATGCACTTCTTTCACTTGCAGATATTCGAGAAAGTTTTTATGGTATCAACTCCATCAGTGATGATATAGAGGCACTGAAGAGGTGTTCTTGTATTAGAGAGAGAAAGTTGTATCATTCCTTGGTCTTACGTGTGAGCGAGAGGAAGATCATTAAGAAGCTGAGAACTTATGCTTCAAAAAGATCATCTAAGCCAAAGAAGAGATAG
- the LOC113302791 gene encoding protein PHOTOSYSTEM I ASSEMBLY 2, chloroplastic-like, whose translation MDKLSLCNSLSSTTIMLPSRHHSSSRELKIQPVITKTRFTTSAIKSDGSVAASKGCKACRGQGAIECPGCKGTGRNKKNGNIFERWKCYDCQGFGMKGCPSCGKGGLTPEQRGER comes from the exons ATGGACAAGCTTTCACTGTGTAACAGTCTCTCCTCTACTACTATTATGTTACCATCCCGTCACCATTCATCATCGCGTGAACTCAAAATTCAACCAGTTATCACTAAAACCCGTTTTACAACTTCTGCAATAAAATCCGATGGTTCAGTTGCT GCTTCAAAGGGGTGCAAAGCTTGTCGGGGCCAAGGTGCGATAGAATGCCCAGGGTGCAAG GGAACTGGAAGGAATAAGAAGAATGGGAACATCTTCGAGAGATGGAA GTGTTATGATTGCCAGGGATTTGGCATGAAAGGTTGTCCGAGTTGTGGTAAGGGTGGACTTACTCCAGAGCAGAGAGGGGAGAGATAA